The Streptomyces sp. NBC_01363 region TGTGGCGATCGTTGACGCACCCCGAGTGACTGCCTACCTTCGAGATGGCAGGTCAAGGACGGAGGTCGGCGTGAGAAGCAGCGGCGACGGTACGGCAGCGGGTGGGCCGTATCCGCAGCAGGGGAGTACAGCCGACCACACCATCGTGCAACCGGTTCAACCGGCGGCGGTGGCGGGGGACGGAGTGGCATCGGCCAACGACATCGGCTACCGCGGGCCGACCGCCTGCGCGGCTGCCGGGATCACCTACCGGCAGCTCGACTACTGGGCGCGCACGGGGCTGGTGGAGCCGAGCGTGCGTCCGGCGTACGGCTCCGGCACACAGCGGCTCTACAGCTTCCGGGACGTCGTCCTGCTGAAGATCGTGAAGCGCTTCCTGGACACGGGTGTCGCACTCCAGAACATCCGCACCACGGTTCAGCATCTGCGGGCCCGGGGATTCCAGGACCTTGAGCGGATGACGCTGATGAGCGACGGGGCGACGGTCTACGAGTGCTCCTCGCCCGATGAGGTCGTCAGCCTGCTCCAGGGCGGCCAGGGGGTCTTCGGTATCGCGGTGGGCGTGGTGTGGCAGGACGTGGACGCCGCCCTCTCGCAGCTGCACGGCGAGCGGGTGGACACCGGCGAGACCCTTGTCGGGAACAACCCCACCGATGAGCTCGCGCGGCGTCGCAACCGCGCCGGCTG contains the following coding sequences:
- a CDS encoding MerR family transcriptional regulator → MRSSGDGTAAGGPYPQQGSTADHTIVQPVQPAAVAGDGVASANDIGYRGPTACAAAGITYRQLDYWARTGLVEPSVRPAYGSGTQRLYSFRDVVLLKIVKRFLDTGVALQNIRTTVQHLRARGFQDLERMTLMSDGATVYECSSPDEVVSLLQGGQGVFGIAVGVVWQDVDAALSQLHGERVDTGETLVGNNPTDELARRRNRAG